GCCCGCACCGGCACCACGTAACGGCCGTTGCGGTCGGTAACAATCTGATCCTGAAACACGCCGTCATAATCACTGTTACTGAGCATGGATTCCAAGACGGCACGAATCCGGCCACGCAATACCTTGATCTGGCTGCGCAGATCGGACAGCCGCCACGACGCTTCATCCAGCACATCACCGGCCGGGCCGATACTGGCCTTGATCTGCTCACGCAACTCGGCCAGCAGTTGCAGCTCACCAACATCGGCGGCAAGCAACGGCGCCATCGCCTCATTGCCGAAATAGCCACGACAGGCGCGGGCGGCATCAAGGCTTTCGGCCACCTCCAACAACGCCGCAGCCGACAGCCACACCCCTTCGGTCTTGGCCCGATCAAGCGTCTCATGCAGATCGTGGCTTCCGCCCAGCGGCGGAGTGCCTTTATCTTCACGCACGGCGCGAGCCTCTTCCACCCGCTGCAAAGAAGCATGTACGGCTTCGCGCTCCTGCAACGGACGCAGCGCCAGGGTTAACGCCTTACCGGGCACCGTGACGGTAAACAGACCCAGCAGCGAGACAACCTTGTTAAATTCGAGAACGTGCAGGGTTTCCTGTAGCATTCACCTTCACACGGTTAGGCACGCCGCCGTGGCAACGCACCGGAAAAACAGTCAGGAGACCTTATCGAGGTAGCGCACACTCAGCTTGACCATCGACTCTCCCAATTCAACAAACGGCGGTCGCAATTGCGATTTTCTGAACTGCGGCTTCACTGCCGATGGCAAGTGCGCCAGTGACAGACCGTAAAGCACCAGGGCCAGGACAAAGGTTCCCTGAAGCAGACTGAACAGTGCACCCAGGACCCGGTTGAACCCACCGAGAAACAGCAGACGGATAAACCGTGACAACACGACACCGATCACTGTAAAGATAATCATTGTGGCGACAAATAAAAGGACCAGAGTGACAATCACACACAATTGCAACGGTAATTGACTCATATCGGCCAGTTTGTGCGCCAGGGGCGTATAAAAATGGAATGCGATACCGGCCGCCACCACCAGGCCGATGAGTGAGCAGAGCTCTTTGATCAAGCCGCGCAAGGCACCTTTGATCACGAACAACGCCAGGATGATCAGG
This DNA window, taken from Desulfuromonas acetoxidans DSM 684, encodes the following:
- a CDS encoding CvpA family protein; translation: MNGLDIAILIILALFVIKGALRGLIKELCSLIGLVVAAGIAFHFYTPLAHKLADMSQLPLQLCVIVTLVLLFVATMIIFTVIGVVLSRFIRLLFLGGFNRVLGALFSLLQGTFVLALVLYGLSLAHLPSAVKPQFRKSQLRPPFVELGESMVKLSVRYLDKVS